GTGAGTGAGTCACTGCTGGATCGTGAGTCGATCGAGGGCTTTCAGTCTCATGTGCGGCAGGCGCCCGGAGCCCGGGAAGCGGCGGTCGGTCGGGCCGAGCGCGGCACCGAGTCGAGCCAAGCGCTCTGGCGCTATGTGCTCATACTGCTGGCCGGGTTGTTGGTGGTCGAGAGCCTGGTCGCACGCCGGCGCGTGACGTATCAAGGGTAGACGGTCCTTGGTCCTTGGTCCTTGGTCCAAGAACCTAGAGGGAGCGATGAGCAATCGCGGGCCTACATTTCTGACGGTGCTAGAGGAGGTCCGACGCCGCTGGCGGCGCGTCGCCTGGCTGCGTCTGTCGACCCAGCTGCTGCTGCTTGCCGCGGGAGCCCTTCTCCTGCTGGCAATCATCGACCGGCTGCTTGCGCCGACCAGCGGTCGTTTGGTCGTGCTGGCCGCCGTGATTGCCATGAGCGCGGCCGTTGTCGGCGCATACCGCGCCTGGCCGCTTCGGCGCCAGCCAGCCGATCGCGACGTCGCACGCCTCGTCGAGGAGCGCTGTCCAGGCTGCGAACAACGCCTCGTGAGCGCGATCGATGCCGGAACGAGCCCTCTTCGACCACTGTTGGAGAAAGATGCGACGCGAGTTGCAGCGGCGCTCGACCTCGAGCAGGTGGTGCCCCGAGCGCGCATGCGGACAGCGGCACGCGGTCTCGCGCTGGCGCTGGTAGCCGTGGCTGCAATTGGGCTCCTGTCGCGAGATGCCGTGATTCGTGCCGGGCGTGCGGCGTGGTTCGTCGTGCGGCCGCCTGTGATCACGGTGACGGTCACCCCGGGTCATGCGCGTATCCCTCTGAACGATCCTCTGACCATTCGAGCCCAGATCAGCGGTGTGCCGCGTGGAGTAGATCTCCCCATGCCAGAGCTCCGCGTGAGCGCCGGCACCGAGCGCCGGGCCGAGCGCATGAAGCGATCCGACGGAGGCCGCTTCGAGCTCCATCTCCCAAAGGTGACTCGCGGTTTCACCTACCAGGTGGCTGCTGGCTCCATCGCGTCAGGTGAGTACCGCGTCGAGGCGTTACCGCGCCCGCGCGTAACCCGCGTCGTCGTGGACTACACGTATCCGTCGTTCACCGGCCTCGCGCCCCGGGTCGTTGACGACAGTGGCGACGTGTACGCGCCCGCGGGCACCGAGATTCGCCTGCGCGTGCATACGAACAAGTCTCTTGCGGCGGCGACGTTTGTGAGAACTGATGCAAAGCGGACCACGCCCATGCGCGTGGTGACGGATACCGTTGCCGAGACGGCCTTCACGCTCGATCGGAACGGTGCGTATCGCGTCGCCTTGCGTGACCGTGATGGCTTGTCCAGCCCTGGGGACACCGAGTTCTTCCTGCGGGTGGTCGACGACCGTCCGCCCGAGGTCCGCATCGTTCGTCCAGAGGGAGACCGCACGGTGACGCGGCTGGAGGAAGTGGCTATCGAAGCGCGCGCGGATGATGACTACGGCATTGACGAGTTCGAGCTCGTGTACGCGGTCCGCGGCGAGAAGGAGCGGCGCATTGCGCTCGCAGGCGCGAAAGACGACGCCGACTCGGCGGGCGACCGGCGAGGCGCGTCGGTGACCGGCGGCCACACGCTCTTCCTCGAGGAGCTGGACGTTCAACCAGGTGACTTCGTCTCCTACTACGCGCGCGCGGTCGATGTTGGCCGTGGGAAGCGGCCGACCGAGGCACGCAGCGATATCTTCTTTCTCGAGGTCCGGCCGTTTGCCGAGGAGTTCGCGGCTGCGCAGAGTCAGGCCATGGCGATGGCCGGTGGTGGTGGCGGGCTCAAGGATCTCGCGGCGGCGCAGAAGGATCTGATCATTGCGACCTGGAAGCTCGAGCGCCGGGCAAACGGCGGCCAGTCGACGCAGGACATCCGCGCCTTGGGACGCGCACAGGCGGAGCTGCGCGACCAGGCGGCGCAGCAGGCGGCACGCGCGAGCTTCGGCGGGCTTCGCCGCCAACGGGATGGCGATGATGACGATGACCAGGCGGGCGCGCGGCTGCCCATTGCACGGGCGGTGGAGGCGATGTCACGCGCTGCCGAGGCGCTGAGCAAACAGCAGACATCCGCAGCGCTCCCGCACGAGATGGAGGCGTACAACCAGTTGCTGCGAGCGGGCGCCGACGTGCAGCGCCGGCTCGTGGCACGCCAACAGGGGGGCGGTCGCGGCGGTGGCCGCAGCGGGACCGAAGATCTCTCGGCATTGTTCGACCGTGAGCTGCTGCGCGAGCAGACCACGAACTACGCGCAGCAGAGCACGGCGAGTCAGGCGTCCGAGTCGCGCGAGTCCTCGGCGCTCGAGCGCCTCCGCGAGCTCGCGCGCCGCCAGGATGATCTGGCTCGAGCCCAGCGAGAGCTCGCACGCAATCGGGCGCGCACCAACGATGAAGAGGTCAAGCGGCACCTCGAGCGGCTCACGCGCGAGCAAGAAGAGCTCGAGCGCCAGGCCAGGGAGCTTGCGCGTGAGCTGGACGAGCAGCGGACCGGTGGAGAGGGGCAGGAGGCGGGTCAGAGCGCTGAGGAGCAGGAGTCCCCTTCTGCGTCTGGTGGGAGGGCGGCGGACGACAGCGCGGCGCGGCGAGGTGAGAGGGGCGAGCCGGACGGTGACCAACGGCAGGCGGACGCCACACGTGATGCTCGCGCTGGCGCCGGCGGTCTCACCGAGGCCATGCGACGCGCGCTCGAGGACATGCGGCAGGCGACACGTGGTTTGCGAGACGCCGATGTCGGCGCGGCGGCGAGTCGGAGCGAGCGGTCGCTCGCCCGGCTGCGGGAGGCCGAGCGTGCGCTCGGTGGTTCGTCGCCGCGCCGAGACGAAGCGTCCGAGAAGCTTTCCGAGCAGCTCGCCAGGGCACAGGACCTGCGGAAGCGGCTCGCGGAGATCGATCAACGTCTGTCGGCGGAATCAGGCTTGCCTGGCCGTAGCTCGCCGGGCCGTGGCTCGCCGGAGGCGAGCGAAGGCCGGCAGTCCGGTGGCTCCAATGGCGGCGCCCGCGACAAGCTGGCGGCGCTTCGTGCCGAGCGTGATCGCTTGCTGCGCGAAGCGCAATCACTGGTGGACAATCAGGGCCGAGGCAGTCAGGAGGGGGCGGCTGGCGGCGGGACACCGGAGCGCCAGGAGTTCAGTCGATCCGCGCCGGGCACTGAGGCCTTCAAGCAGGACTTCTCCGAATGGGACGCCCTCCGCAAGGATGTCATCACCGCGCTCGAGGCGCTCGAGCTCTCGCTGTCCGAACAGCTCGCCGAGCGCGATGCTCGAAACCGGCTGAACGCAGGCGGCGATGAGCGCACACCGGAGCGCTATAGCGAGTCGGTGGCACGCTACTATCGGTCGATCGCACGCAAGCCGGGGCCCGGAGAATGACATTCGCGTGGCCGCTCCCGTGGTGGGTCATTGCCGCCTGGATCGTTGTCGCCGTGGCAGTGGCGCTGGTGACCTACGCGCGTGTGGTACCGCCACTGTCGCCGGCGCAACGTGCCGGCCTCATCGCGCTGCGGATCGCGGCGCTGGTGCTGCTCCTCGTCTTCATCCTCCGACCGGTTGTCGCGCGGCAGGAGCCTCCCGGCACGGGCCGACGTGTGGCGGTGCTGCTGGACACATCGCGCAGCATGGGATTAGCCGACGCCGGCGACGGCGTGACGCGCCTGGCTGCCGCGCAGGCGCTCGTGCGCAAGGCGCTCCTCCCGGCCCTTCGAGACCGCTACGACGTCGAGCTCTTCGGCTTCGATCGCACGCTGAGACGCCGTTCGCTCGAGGAGCTGACGGCCGCGGGTCCACTGACGGACGTCGTCGGCGCCGCCCGCCTCGTGAGAACCAGAACCGGCGACGCTCAGCCGGTGGCGATGGTGGTCGTCTCCGATGGCGGCCAGACGGGTGACCCGAGTCTCCGTCGGCTCATCGAGCCAGGCGCGCCCGTCTTTGCGGTGCCCATCGGGGCCAGCCGTATCGCGCGCGATCGCGAGATCATGGCGGCCAGTATCGGTGAGGCGCGGGTCGAGGGCGCAATCGTGGAGCTCTCCGCGACGCTCGTGAGCCGTGGCTTCGGTACACGCCCTGTGGAGCTCCGTGTTCTCGAAAACGGCCGGCCCACTCAGGTTCGGCGGGTTGCACCACCGCAGGACGGCGCGGCGACGACCGAGCTCTTTCGTGTGTCACCGGCGCGGGACCGACCGACCGTCTACACGGTCGAAGTGCCGCCGGCCGATGGTGAGCTGACCGATGCGAACAACCGCCGCAGTGTGATCGTTCCGCCGGCGGGCAGGCGGCGCTCTGTGTTGCTCGTCGAGGGCGCGCCTGGGTTCGAGCACACGTTCTTGAAGCGTGCCTGGTCGCACGACCCGGCTCTGGAGCTGGACTCGGTCGTGCGCAAGGGTCGCGACGACAACGGAGCCGCGACCTATTACGTGCAGGCTCGTCCTCCACGTGTCGCCGCGCTCCGCTCCGGCTATCCCACCTCACTCGAAGCGCTGTTTGCGTACGACGTCATCGTGCTCGCCAACATGACCGCGAGTCAGCTGACACGAAACGAGGCAGAGTGGACCGCCGCGTTCGTGGAAAAGCGTGGGGGCGGCCTGCTGGTGCTGGGCGCGCGCGCGTTCGCGGCGGCGGGCCTTCGGGGCACGCCCGTCGAAACGGTGTTGCCCGTGGACTTTTCGGGGCGTGTCGCGGCGCCCGGAGAAGTCAGCGCGCGTGCGCCTGGCCCGGTTCGACTCACGCCTGCAGGCGAACGGCATCCAGTCACGCAGCTCGCGGCGTCGCGCGAGGCGAGCCAACGCCAGTGGACGGAGCTTCCACCGCTGTCTGCGGCCGCTGGGATGGGACAGCCGCGGCCCGGCGCTCAGGTGCTCGCCCTCGCCGAAGGCGCGGGGGGCGACGAGCGCCCGCTCGTCGCGGTGCAGCACTACGGGCGGGGACGGACGCTGGCCTTCGGCGGCGAAGCGTCATGGCGGTGGCGAATGCAGTTGCCGTCCAGCAATCGAGCTTACGAGACCTTTTGGCGTCAGGTAGGGCGATGGCTGGCCACTGGGGCGCCCGATCCTGTCTCGGTGACCGTGACGCCGGTATCGCCGGGGGTTGCAGCGCCGTTGACGGTGCAGGTGTTCGACGCTCGGTTCGAGCCGGTCGCTGATGCGGTCGTTCGCATTCGAATTACGGGCCCCGACGGTCTGTCACGAGAGCTCAGGGCCGTTCCCGCCGAAGCGTCGGCAGGCGTGTACAGGACGAGCTTCATCCCGACGACATCCGGCACATACGACGTCCGTGTGGTGGCGGAGCGTGGTTCTGGGGCCTCTGGTGAGAAGGCAGGGTCGGCCGAAGCGGATCAGCCGACGATCCGTCGAGCTCGCTCGGAGACGCAGGCCGATGTCGACGAGAAGACCGATAGCTCCCGATTGGGTGAGGCGCGCGAATGGCTGCTGGTAGGCGGAGCAGACCCAGAGATGGCAGACCCGCGGCGCAATGATGCGGTGCTCGAGCGGCTCGCCGAATCGACTGGAGGGCGCCTGCTTGGTGCCAACGAGCTGGCGCAGTTGCCGGCGTTGATTGCCGCGAGCACTTCGTCGTCCGGCGTGTGGGTGCAGCGCGAGCTGTGGCACAACCCGTGGACGTTCTTGCTGGTCGCGGCGCTGCTGTGCACCGAATGGGCATTGCGACGCCGTTGGGGGCTCCGGTGACGGAGGTTCGAGGTACGAGGTTCGAGGTACGAGGTTCGAGGTACGAGGTACGAGGTTCGAGGTACGAGGTTCGAGGTTCGAGGGGACAGGGGCGAGGTGCGAGGTCGGGGGTTGGAGGCGCGACGTACGCGGCACGACAGGCGGGCTTTACAGAACATGGCCGAAAGCTGTGTCTTTCCACACTTCTGGCCGTGGCTTCGTGCCTGTTCGTACCGGCAGACGGCCGTTCGCTAGTCGTTGGTCCTGGCCCTGCGGATCCCCAAGCTGAAACCTCGAATCTCCAACCTCCACCCTCCGACCTCGACCCTCAAGCCACCGACCAACCTCCAGCCTCGAACCTCGAACCTCGAACCTCGAACCTCGAACCTCGAACCTCGAACCTTGAACCTCGAACCTCGAACCTTGAACCTCGAACCTCCGTCCCCTCTTCGCATGCATTGATCATCACTGGTGCCCCAGGGAGCGAGGAGCATCGGGGACAACAGCGCAAGTGGCGCGAGGCACTCGTGAAAGCGCTCGGTGAGCGTCACGGGATGCCCAGCGAGCGAATCATCGCGCTCTCGGCAGATGCCCCAGAGGCCGAGATGCGGTCCACCCGCACGGCCGTGCGCCGTGTGCTCGGTGACCTCGCGTCGCGGGTGAGCGCTACAGACGTGCTGCTTATCGTATTGATGGGGCACTCCAGCTTCGACGGCGTGGATGCAAAGTTCAATCTCGTGGGTCCGGACTTGGAGGCTCACGAGTGGAACCGATTGTTGGCGCCAATCGCCGGCCGCATCGTCTTCGTGAACACCACAGGCGCGAGCTCCCCGTTTCTCGCGAGGTTGGCAGGGCGTAACCGGGTGATCATTGCTGCGACGCACACGCCGGCCCAGAAGTACGACACGGTGTTCCCGGAGTTCTGGGTGGAGGCGCTCGGGAACGCGGGAACCGATCTGGATCGTAACGGCCGGATCTCCATCTGGGAGGCATTTGCTCGAGCGAGCAGCGGCGTGAGGCGTTGGTACGATCAGCAAGGGCAGCTTGCGACCGAGCGCGCCGTGCTCGACGATACCAATGACGGTACCGGGCGCGATGTTGCGACCGAAGGCGAGGATGGGCTGTTGGCAAGCCGCAC
This genomic interval from Luteitalea sp. contains the following:
- a CDS encoding DUF4175 family protein, producing MSNRGPTFLTVLEEVRRRWRRVAWLRLSTQLLLLAAGALLLLAIIDRLLAPTSGRLVVLAAVIAMSAAVVGAYRAWPLRRQPADRDVARLVEERCPGCEQRLVSAIDAGTSPLRPLLEKDATRVAAALDLEQVVPRARMRTAARGLALALVAVAAIGLLSRDAVIRAGRAAWFVVRPPVITVTVTPGHARIPLNDPLTIRAQISGVPRGVDLPMPELRVSAGTERRAERMKRSDGGRFELHLPKVTRGFTYQVAAGSIASGEYRVEALPRPRVTRVVVDYTYPSFTGLAPRVVDDSGDVYAPAGTEIRLRVHTNKSLAAATFVRTDAKRTTPMRVVTDTVAETAFTLDRNGAYRVALRDRDGLSSPGDTEFFLRVVDDRPPEVRIVRPEGDRTVTRLEEVAIEARADDDYGIDEFELVYAVRGEKERRIALAGAKDDADSAGDRRGASVTGGHTLFLEELDVQPGDFVSYYARAVDVGRGKRPTEARSDIFFLEVRPFAEEFAAAQSQAMAMAGGGGGLKDLAAAQKDLIIATWKLERRANGGQSTQDIRALGRAQAELRDQAAQQAARASFGGLRRQRDGDDDDDQAGARLPIARAVEAMSRAAEALSKQQTSAALPHEMEAYNQLLRAGADVQRRLVARQQGGGRGGGRSGTEDLSALFDRELLREQTTNYAQQSTASQASESRESSALERLRELARRQDDLARAQRELARNRARTNDEEVKRHLERLTREQEELERQARELARELDEQRTGGEGQEAGQSAEEQESPSASGGRAADDSAARRGERGEPDGDQRQADATRDARAGAGGLTEAMRRALEDMRQATRGLRDADVGAAASRSERSLARLREAERALGGSSPRRDEASEKLSEQLARAQDLRKRLAEIDQRLSAESGLPGRSSPGRGSPEASEGRQSGGSNGGARDKLAALRAERDRLLREAQSLVDNQGRGSQEGAAGGGTPERQEFSRSAPGTEAFKQDFSEWDALRKDVITALEALELSLSEQLAERDARNRLNAGGDERTPERYSESVARYYRSIARKPGPGE